The following coding sequences are from one Coleofasciculus sp. FACHB-1120 window:
- a CDS encoding alpha/beta fold hydrolase — MTPSSSTTPTAPTAAHIVTKTWTWQGFPICYQTQGTQGPAVVLVHGFGASWGHWRKNIPVLAQHCRVYAIDLIGFGGSAKPTPGGKISYTFETWGQQLADFCREVVGSPVFLVGNSIGCIVAMQAAVDHPDIILGTALINCSLRLLHDRKRAQLPWYRSFGAPIVQRLLAVKWIGKFFFSQLAKPKVVRKVLLQAYKHPEAVTDELVDMLMAPAFDEGAVDVFVAFTRYSQGPLPEDLLPLLPCPTIILWGTEDPWEPIELGREFANYPKIEKFIPIEGVGHCPQDEAPELVNPILQEWILQLYSDNQVLAENP; from the coding sequence ATGACTCCATCCTCCTCCACCACTCCAACCGCACCTACCGCTGCCCATATCGTCACGAAAACTTGGACTTGGCAAGGTTTTCCCATCTGCTACCAGACTCAAGGAACTCAAGGGCCAGCGGTGGTGCTGGTACATGGATTTGGGGCATCTTGGGGGCACTGGCGCAAAAACATCCCGGTGCTGGCTCAACATTGCCGCGTCTATGCCATTGACTTAATTGGCTTTGGTGGTTCCGCAAAACCCACTCCAGGGGGCAAGATTTCCTACACCTTTGAAACTTGGGGACAGCAACTCGCTGATTTTTGCCGCGAGGTGGTGGGAAGCCCCGTTTTTTTAGTCGGAAATTCCATCGGCTGTATTGTGGCAATGCAAGCAGCAGTCGATCATCCAGATATTATCTTGGGAACTGCCCTAATTAACTGTTCTCTGCGGCTGCTGCACGACCGCAAACGCGCCCAATTGCCTTGGTATCGCAGCTTTGGGGCACCTATTGTTCAACGACTGCTGGCAGTCAAGTGGATTGGCAAATTCTTCTTTAGCCAACTTGCCAAGCCAAAGGTAGTACGGAAGGTTCTCCTGCAAGCCTACAAGCACCCAGAAGCGGTGACTGATGAACTGGTGGATATGCTCATGGCACCCGCCTTTGATGAGGGTGCTGTGGACGTTTTTGTCGCCTTTACACGCTATTCTCAAGGGCCACTGCCGGAAGACCTGCTGCCTCTGCTGCCCTGCCCGACAATCATCCTCTGGGGAACGGAAGATCCTTGGGAACCCATCGAGCTGGGGCGAGAGTTTGCCAATTACCCGAAAATTGAGAAGTTTATTCCCATCGAAGGTGTGGGGCATTGTCCTCAGGATGAAGCGCCTGAGTTAGTTAACCCAATTTTGCAGGAGTGGATATTGCAGCTGTACTCGGACAATCAAGTTTTAGCTGAAAATCCTTAG
- a CDS encoding LCP family protein, with protein MSARKIPEKRPWGQTSNQPIKKRPVKKRNQVNWLWLGLGLTGVAMLSATAGALLAVSFSSTPLLQSQLSPEEAAVFDGDRISRTSMRLPELTRPVNILVMGIKVISSDLDNPPAETKNLGYHALVNSFEGLSDTMLLLRFDPEAQKIAALSIPRDTRTFVEGVGVTKINAANLEGGPALSAKTTSDLLSGVGIDRYIRINVQGVEKLVDALGGVTVYVPRDMKYRDESQHLYINLKAGKQHLNGNQVLQLLRFRYDKYGDIGRIQRQQMVMRALMEQALNPTTLARMPKILSVIQSHIDTNLTVEELLALVGYGVKTDRSQVQMLMVPGDFSGNGNHEVSYWVPNRRRIRTMMAQHFDQGMDGGEASDPAYIRVAIQDSTGDRKAVQSLINTLNNAGYRNVYVDDPWPEPLRVTHVVAQQGDGNSAKAIYRSLGFGEVRIESTGHLVSDVTIQLGQDWLKRSTNQDSF; from the coding sequence TGAAAAACGCCCGTGGGGGCAAACATCCAATCAACCCATCAAGAAAAGACCTGTTAAAAAACGAAACCAGGTAAACTGGCTTTGGCTTGGGTTGGGCTTGACTGGGGTGGCAATGCTGTCAGCAACTGCGGGAGCTTTGTTAGCCGTGTCTTTTTCCAGTACGCCCTTGCTGCAAAGCCAGCTAAGTCCTGAAGAAGCAGCGGTGTTTGATGGCGATCGCATCTCCCGTACCAGTATGCGGTTGCCAGAACTGACCCGCCCCGTCAATATCTTAGTTATGGGAATCAAGGTTATCTCCTCCGACCTGGATAACCCTCCTGCTGAAACAAAAAATCTGGGATACCACGCGCTGGTGAACTCCTTCGAGGGTCTATCAGATACCATGCTTTTGCTGCGGTTTGACCCGGAGGCGCAAAAAATCGCAGCTTTATCCATCCCACGAGATACCCGCACCTTTGTGGAGGGAGTCGGCGTTACCAAGATTAATGCCGCGAATCTTGAGGGGGGGCCAGCCCTTAGTGCTAAGACAACCAGCGACCTTCTCAGCGGAGTCGGAATCGATCGCTACATCCGAATTAACGTTCAGGGGGTAGAGAAGCTGGTGGACGCCTTGGGTGGCGTTACCGTCTATGTCCCCAGGGATATGAAATATCGAGATGAGAGCCAGCACCTGTACATCAACCTGAAAGCAGGAAAACAACATCTCAATGGCAATCAAGTGCTGCAATTGCTGCGCTTCCGCTATGACAAGTATGGCGATATTGGGCGGATTCAGCGGCAGCAAATGGTCATGCGGGCACTGATGGAACAAGCACTGAATCCAACCACTTTGGCGAGAATGCCGAAGATTCTCTCGGTTATCCAATCGCATATTGACACCAACTTAACGGTTGAGGAGTTGTTAGCCCTAGTTGGTTATGGCGTCAAGACAGACCGTTCCCAAGTGCAAATGCTCATGGTACCGGGTGACTTTAGTGGCAACGGGAATCATGAGGTGAGTTATTGGGTGCCAAATCGCCGCCGCATCCGGACAATGATGGCACAGCATTTTGACCAGGGAATGGACGGTGGCGAAGCAAGCGACCCAGCCTATATCCGGGTAGCGATTCAAGATAGTACGGGCGATCGCAAGGCTGTGCAATCCTTAATCAACACGCTCAATAATGCTGGCTACCGAAATGTCTACGTTGACGACCCGTGGCCCGAACCGTTGCGGGTAACGCACGTAGTGGCTCAACAGGGAGATGGAAATAGTGCCAAAGCTATCTACCGTTCGTTGGGATTTGGGGAAGTGCGGATTGAAAGCACTGGCCACCTGGTCTCGGATGTGACGATTCAGCTAGGTCAAGATTGGCTGAAGAGGAGTACGAATCAAGACTCATTTTAA